CTATCTTGCAAGCTTGAATTTAAGCACACACCTGCTACTTTACCCTAAGTCTATGAGCTGCTTGTCCTCCTGGTCTGTATGTTTTGAGGCAAGATTTTTCAGTGCTGTATGGGTGTGAATGTTTCCTAAACTCAGAAgaaaggatagatttttttttttttactgactaGAACTGTTTGGAGACTGATGGTCCTTCTAGCTACTCTATACAGCACTCTGGGGATCCAGCTGACACATGACTAACACTTGAGCCAAATgttagagaagggaaaaaaaaattaagatggtCTGTCTGCTACAACTGCTGGGATGTTCTCCTGTGGATTGAGATTAAAAAGGCCAGTTCCCCAAGGTCTGGGGCTGGAGCTTGGTACTTCAGGCTTGGTACTTCAGGCCTCTTACAAAGGCCATTTTGGGCTGTCTATATCCTTGCAGTATGAAAGAGGAAAGGGGGAGACTTGGAAGGGATCTGAATTTTGAGTAGAGATCAGAGCAAGGATTTTTATTGCTCTTGTGATGGGGACTCTGTAACATAGTTAGAATCAACATAGTCTGAGCATAGTTAAATACCTTTTGAGAGAGGAGTGAACAGAAAGATTTTTAGGGGTAGGAAGCAACATTGATGTTATTCTAGTGTTAGTGCCTTATATCTTGAACAACACATTTACACCGCTAAATGGAGCCTGCCAGAATCATGGTTTAAAATGAGTTCAACccctgaatttttaaaatttaaatgtatgGAGCTTTGTGCTGCTTTGCCTGCTTGCTACAAAAGAAATCTATGCAGTTGCAACTGAATGCCTCTCCTAAAACTGAAGATTATTTTTCCccataaattattttctattttgccAGCACTCAGTGTAGATTGCTTAAACAGTAGTGGAGGTAAAAGATAAATCCAAAATTGTAGTAGAAATGCTAAGAGAAAGGCTAAGAAATTGTTCTCTTAGCATTGAAGAGCTGTATTTTGAGGTAGGAATAAgactttttccaaaatgtttttcagtcCTGAGGGGAGATACTTAGGAATGACATAATTCTGATGTTAAGTGTAgaatctgcattaaaaaaacaaaacaaaacaaaacacctcttTAAAGCAACGGTGACCTTTGGATACCTATGCATTGTGGTAGTGGTATAAGGCAAATGAGCCAGCAGGGACCCAACTGTGCATGAGAGCATTGAAGAAGGTGATAAGCCAGAGAGGGCAGAACGCTCTCATGGCTGTCTTCATGGACTTGTGCACAGTCATACATCACATAGTCTGTTGGATTTCCTTACTATAATCCTTAAGGAACCCACTTAAATCTTTGTTGCAAACAAGTATTTCAGAACAGAGGTATCACAGGGATGTAAAAGATCACTAATACACTCCTGTAagcatctgtgtgtgtatatgtgtgtgtgtgtgtgtgtgtgtgtgtgtgtgtgtgtgtgtgtgtatgtatatatatatatcttgaaTGCCAGTTATTCCTGCTCCCTTGTGGTTTACTACTAACTCCCTTGTTCCcaacagctgcaaagcaatgcaTGAGCACTGTTGGGCTTTGCAGTACGCCTTCTGCTCTGCGCTGCACGGGGGAATGTCATACTTGCTTTGCTGCAGGGGAAAACAGGAGGACAGTGAAGCTTAAATGTCTAGAGGTATTGTTGAAAGTCTGTGTGGAGCCGGACTAACTGGATTATCATCTCCATGTCATGTTGCCGTCCTCTGATCTATGCACAGATCTCAAGTTTTGGACATGGAGAATTTGTGCTTTAATGGCCACAGTACATCTCGGAGTACGTACTGAGACTGCGTGACTCAGCTATGTTAAAAAGGCTTTCTGGATTTTTCTAAAATGCCAGGAAGACTGATACCCTCCTGGGAGTGCAGAAATAAAAGCCTACAGGTCTCCAGAAGCTTGTGCTGGGTTAAGGATGAGGCCACTTGAATCTGCTGATGCACTGCGTGGGTGAGTCAGAAGGGGCGGCTGTGGCTCTGCAGACAGCACGGAGCCTTTTCTCTTGCTGAGTGCTTCCACTTGAAGCCATTATTAGGTTTTCTCCATCCAATTCTGTTCTCAGGGTACTGATAGCTCCTTACGCCCCCATACAGTTCCTCCCCCCGctttgtgtgtgcctgtgtggtATCCCCACCAGGAAACTGaatattctttttattgcttttgctaCAATAAAATACTCTCCCACGTTTTTAACATGCTTACTGTATTTGTGATTATAAAGGTAATTTACAATAAAGCAATTAAATAACCAATAAGTTAATACACAATACATTTATACAGAGTATTTCACAGGGCTTGAATGACTATCAAGTTCCAATACATTTAAGACCTTAAAACAACATTAATATTCAAAGTGTATCCACATCCACATTTATCATTGTAACAAGATTCAAGACTCCCAACAACTTATATTTTTGGTTACAGTCCCTTTATACGCACAAGACCGGTGGAATGCTCGAGCAATTGTGTAATTTAAAAGAGCACTACACGAGACAGGCATAAACTATGTGCTGGAAGCTGTCTTGGAAATATGAATTTTCTAAATTGAATTGACAATTCAGACGACAAATGGAAAGCGCTAGCATGCTTTCAAGAGTACATGTGTGATACACTTAGTGGAAACAAGTCTCCATGTCACTTAACACTGTAGTTTCACAAATGTTTTAGGTTAGTGCTGCCTATAGAAAGTTCCCACCCTCTGTGGCCATTCGTTCCTTTAGGCAGCCTTGAGCCAGCATAGGGCCTTTGTACGCTTGCTCAGTGAAACAGCCAGGGAAACGGACTGACCTTTAAAACTAATTCAGCAAACAAGCACACAAAAGTGGTGGCCGTAATTCTCCTTCATTTCCCTGATCGCTTCTCACTGTGCAGATGTGGTGGAACACAGAAGACACCAGCACAGGGGAGGGACATGTggctgggagcaggcaggacTATTTCTGTAGGCAGCGGTATTAGCCTGTGCCAGTTAAAAACATCTTGTGGAGCTACACGGTTCAGCTTCTCTGTTTTGAAACAAGGAACATGTTTCGAACCAATTTACAGTGCAAATCAAATAGTCAAGAGCAAAATAATGGATTCTGCCATAAAATACAATATCTTTTTATGATCTATCTCAACCTTCTTTCCCTTTGCCTCAGCCAATTGGTGCCTGGTAATAGAGTGGGATTTAGGTTTTGATATTGAAAGGTGTACGACGTAGAGAGTGCAGGGCCACCAAGCAGCAGCCACGAAGCAATGCTCCGATATTATAAACGGGATCTGTTCCTCCTCTCTGAGTACTGAATGCCCACAGGATAGTTGGTACAACAGGGGCTGCTACAGCTAGAAGATCTACAAGGAGATTGCTACTCCAGTATCTCTTCACAATTCCTGTCTGAGAGAAAGTATTGACATACCCAAAAGCTTCATCATGAGGGTCTGTAAAATCAAGTTCTTTCATGAAACGGTTTTCATTAACTCCGCAATCCACTTTGCTGCATGGAGACTCCATAGGAGACAAAAGAATGGCAGAGTTTGGATCACTTGGAGTTAAGTCTACTACTACACCAGAATCACTGAAGCATCCAGAAGGAAATTCATCCAATTCCTTTAGTACAGAAGCTGGGCTTAAAGGACTGCTATCTTGAGATCTGAATATGTTTTGAATGAGCTGCTCCACATCAGGGCTATAGGGCACCACATCAGTCTGGATGGCCTGTTCCACCACCATGTTGttgctgctttcctcctcttccGGGGAAGACATTAGTTTTTCATCAGGAACATTTTCAAACACCTCTTGATTCACAGCAGGACTGAAGAGAGCTGGATCACCCAAGTCAGAAGTTGTGGTGGTCAAACTCTCTTCAAACGAGTCAGTCCCGTTAGCTGTGTCTTCACTAAGAAGCAGCCCACTATCTGCCATCTCCTCCAGCGCTTGGTCCTCTGTGACTAGGCTGTCTGACATTTTGGAATACAACACTAACGACTTCCCTGGTGAGCCACACATGTACTCCAGACACTGCTCGTCCCTCAGAGAGCCATTCTGCGCCATCTCCATGCTCTGAAGCAAAGACTCCAGTTTCTTGTTTTGAATGTTTATGTCTATGAAGTATTTCTGAATGCCTTTGTCTTTCTCAGCCAAGCTGTTTTTCATGGTTTCAATAACCTGCTTGAgttgtttaatttcctttcttgCTTCCTTTAAGGCCAGCTGCGCCTCCACACGATGACACTCTTCTTCAATCCAGTCTTCCCTCATGCGTCCCAGCTGAGCCTTAAGCTCTTCTATTTCTGTTTCCCTgtagcaaaacaaaaatgttgtaATAATTCTGCTTGGGCGTCAATTAAAGAGTCAAAGAGAAGTTCCCCCGAGCTGGAATGGCtgcgctgcagagctgctccaagGAGGAGGCAAATTCCTCTATGCACCATTTAGTGCCACTTCAGAGAGAGAATTGGCAGAGGTGCAAGGAGGCTGCCAAGACAAGCTGGTTAACTGCTCTCTGGAGTCCCTGACCGCCCCACTCAAGCAGCACATGCCTGCTTTCCATGTAGGCAGCTCTGCATGGAGCAAGAGGCTGATGCCTTGGCTTGCAGGCAAGTGGGGAGCTACAGCTCCTAAGTGAGATCCAGCCCTTACGAATGCGGAGGTCAGGCTATCCTGAGCCAGACACGGGGCCCCTGGGGGTCCCAAGAGTCTGCACTGGGATTCTGCTCAAATGCCTCTTTTTGCCTGATTGGGGTTCTGTGTGATGGAGACCCAAGCCTCAATCtgcactttttaattaaagaaactaCATGTGTTGCTGTGTAACGCACATTGTCACTCCTTTGCTCAGCATCAGTACAAAGGTATGCTGTGCAAATTTCAACCTAAGCAACAAAAACACAGGCAGGCACATGGGTTTGTATAAGAGCTTTTCTTTCACTGACTGAGGTGGAACAGAAGACTGAGGTGATACATATTTGCAGGCATGAACTGTCTTCTGTATAAAAGGTCCTGATGCTAAATCCAACTGATAAGAAATGTCCTCTTGAAATATTATTCTATTAGGCAAgttcaaagaaaggaaatgagcCGATCATATTCATCAAATTTATAACTAAACTGAATAGTACATATTCAGTGAACAGGCTATGAAACCTGAAATGCCTAAAAACAACTTAATCAGACTGACCATATTTTAAATTCCTTAGTTAAAACTTCCGTgagatgaagaaatgaaaatattcaggATTCTCCCTCAAATCATTCCGAATAAATCTGACCCCTTCTTTATAACtctgatttcagaaatgaaatgtaCCTTTCTTGAAGTTTGCTCTCAGATTCCttcaactttgtttttaaatgtcgTACTGTAACttctttctgctgcagaggaGTCAAATACTGCTCTGGATTTGGTGGCTTAATGCCATGATTCTCACCACAAGACGTGTATCTCCCTGATcgcctgaaaattaaaaaaaaaaaaaccaaaaaaaccaaccaccaCATAACATCACTCCGACAGTTCTTTAGTTTTGGCAGAAAGAAAGATATCACATTGACTGATACAAAGCTGAGTTTACACTTGATTCATTTTGAGCTTCTCTCAGCATCAGCACAAGTGACTCAGCCTGGCAAATCAAAGCACTCGAGGAAACTGCTGATTTGTGGCTATAGTAAAAAATTTACTATTTATTGTACTTGGTTTCAGTGCAATTACATCAAATGAGATATTTGACTTTAAAATACCTAAACATCCTCTCATCTAAAATGGGTGGAGTTTTCAACAGCAGACAGCAAGGACACTTGCAAAGGCACTCTTACTTACTAACTAAGTTAGTGTAACAATTCAGTTTAGATCCATGTATGAAATATGAAATCAAGCACAGTGAAAGTAGTTTCATGCTATCTATCTCAAGATATATATCTGGCATGCCTGACAGTGAGTTGCCTGAGGgacaaaatgagagagagaaacagcagcagaatggAAGCCACATCCAGGTGGCAATTCAGTCTCTGTGATACGTGAGACCTCCTGTGGAGGTATCTGTTTTCTGTACGTGAAACTGCATTCTTTAGGTAGGTGCCTAAGGCTAAGCAGGGTGAATTTTTGCATGAGTATACACTCATGCAAACCCTACTACATCCAAAACTCTCTGAAGCAAAATGAAGCCTTTTATATGAAAGAGCCACTAAAGCCACATGAGAATTGATGGTATGAAACCACATGAAAGACCCTGCCTTGGAGTGAAAACCAGCTACAGGAGACCTTTGACTAAAAGTAGCACTGAGTTTTACAGTGCTGAAACAATCAAAGCTTTCACACTAGGAGAAAAACGTGGGACGGAGAAACTTGCTGACTGTCCAACAACCAATATGAAAAGTCACACCTATGTTCAGGAGCAAGATGACTTGCTCCCCAATCCAGAGAGCTGATTCCACATTTGAGGGTGGAGAAGGTAAGTCAGTGCACCGAATACTGGGAGGATGAAATAAACACTTGCCTCATTACTGGGCTGCTATCACTTCCTTTGTATGAGCCTGAGTTACTGCTACTGGCTGAAGAAGCTCCATAATTCTGATGGATATTAACAGGACTCAGCTGATTTCTGCAGAGTGTTGACAAAAGGTCCTTTTCACGGGAAGTAGGTGGACTGCCTCCAGACTTGTAGGATGAGGATCCATTATTCCGACCATAAGAGCCACGACTGGAGGGGGGACCAAAATGGTTAAAGCATATTAGATAATCCCCATCACACAACCCATTGTGTGTCTTATTTTAAACACAACTTTGTCTATCTGTCTAAAACAGATAAATAACAGTGAGTGCCTGGGAAGAAAGAAAGTCTTGATATCCTCAGCCACTGCACATTCTTTCATTGACTGTGAGGGTCTTAGTTTGAATTACGTGATCCAGGGAAACCTCTGGCATTTTCACATTTCTCTGTTTATAGTACAATTTCCAGTGATTCCATCAGATCATCCATGTTCTCTGAACCGCTGACTCCTTTAAGTAACTAGAGGACTGCAATCTTGACTAGTTCCAAAAGACTCACATTTCAGCTTTTCCCTGCCAGGCCTGCAGAGAGATGCCTACCCTTGGAGGCTGAAGGAGGGTTCTTGTAAGAGTGCTTTCACGATCCTCAGCAAGCAGCTTGAGGGATCACAGTGTGCAGCGGAAACAGATTTTGTTAGAGCCACTGTTCTTTTGTGCCTTTGGCATACTGGGTGCTTCAGCTGTCATTGTCAGCTATTCATTTTCTTAGATATAGTTTGAACCCTACTGAGAGAAGGCTGAAATGGTATTAAAATAGACAAAGAAAAgcacagctcttttctttcttccaatttCTCTCATACATATCTACCTTTCTTTTCccaatatttattaaataatctGATTGTTAATTGTGTGTGGTTGAAAGCAATTCATATCTGAACTGTTCAATGGCTGCCCAAAAGCTATGGCACTCTGAAAACAGCTTTTAGaggtgcatttttattttgttcagttaATTTGCTTTCCTACTGTGCCTCTACTTTCATTTTCTCTCATGGAATTTGTTGTACTAAACTGTAATAAAGGAAAAAGGGCAGGTttcaaaaaatatggaaaaaggcAAATCCAGCCAGTGAAGGAGAAGGATAgaacataaaaaacaaaataccataGAATTACAAAGCAAAATCTCGTCTTAAAATTGTCTGAACTGGTTTCCTCCCTTCTCTGAAAATGGAACACTTTATAAGGAACAGATGGTTGAGTGGCTACGCTGCAAATCTTCATCACAGTGCTGTGGTTTGGGggattttataattattttacaaTAAAGTGCAGGACTGTGGTTTGTGACAATACGGAAATGTTTCATAGCGAGTTAAGTCAAACAGTTAAAATGAATGTATTACAAAGAAGACGTCTCTTCATTTTGTACAGTACAGCATCAATTTTTGTGTAAGGCAGAATCTGCACATAATGTAATAACAGCAATGCATTTGGAGAAGCACTATTATAGAGGACTTCTAGCCAATTAAGTAGGGCAGTATGGTCTAATTTAAACCTATATTTAAACACAACAATATATGCAATTACATATTCTCTTACTGAAAAAGTAAAGGTCATTTTAGGACTTCATATTATATTTAGTGCTGCTTTTTTCACAGCCAGTACTTTACTAGTTAGATTTATTCTAGAGAGAGCCTAActactgtttatttttctaacaGTCTCATGACACGGATAGGAAACTCTTCATTAAGCATCATTCTGCTGATCCCTGTACACTGGGGCACACTGTGATCTTGGAGAAGCCTGTGTGCCTTGAGCATATGGGTATCCTGCTGTCCTTCCCCTGCCGCCTGCCAGCTCCACTCTTGTGATTGCACAAAGGGCAGGAAACAAATCTTTCAGTTTGAACTCTTTCCACCCACTCAGAAACTGCAATCAGCAGGGATTGCGTGGGCAGAGCACAACGTGCACTGCTCTATCCAAACTCCCCAGTATTCAGAAGCAGTTCACATGTGCTATGGAAAAAACTAACAGAAATCTTTTATGAAATGTTCATTTAGATAGAtgactatgatttttttttaattgtgtataGGTTACTCATATAAAGGTTAGACACAGGTGCTTTAGAAATGATCATTTAAGGCAAAATTATCAGCTTCTTCCTAGGAAAAATAAGCTCATGACCTGTAAAGGTGTATGCTGAGCTGACAATttaccacagaaaaaaaacaaagtgatatGACCAGAAGGTTAAGGTTAATCGGTTAGAAGCACTGCTGTTAACTAACATATATCCAGCCGTCTCCCCCCCTATTCCAGCCAGTGCCTTTTTTACCTTACCTGATCGAATCACAAATGCTCGTTatgaataaataacaaaaaagtgcCAGTTAGCTGATCTTATGGCATATTGACAATTTTTGTTGTCCAAATACAGCATTTTTGTTCTCTCTCATATCGCAATTCTGATTGGTGTAAGTACTGCCAGAGAGCACACTGTAATCCAAATTGTTTTAAAACTCACAGTAGTGATATTATATGTATTAGCTGCAAGGCATTACAGAGTAGTCTCTCTCTGCACTAAGCAACCCTTGAAATATATAGCACAAATTGCTTTGCTTACTTGCGAGAAAAAGAAGATCTTTTGCTTCCAGCAGCAGACATATGGACTTCAGGAGCTGAAATACTGCCTGTGCTGCTTGAAGAGCTAAAATCAGCTTCACTccctggaaaggaaaaggaaagggtaAAACACGATGGAAATTTTAACTCGAAGACTGTTTTCAGAATAACAATGAATCACAAGCATCCTTCCTTTGTCTGTCTTGTGTGAATTTTAGAAGTTGCATGAATTTTCAAACATCCCTGAGGACAAGCACTGGACATGTTCCAGATTTTCAACAATTCCTCAGAACTGGCAATTCAACGAGAGTAGAAAAAAAATTGGGCAGAAACTTCTTCTATGGAAACCATTTTAGAAGTAGGCTAAAAGCATTAGTTATGACAACCTGTTTGCTTTCTCACAGTTATCAATATACGAATGAGGCTGCTGATAGGGGTCCTTCAAAAGCACAGTGATTAAGAACATACAGTTGTtactgcatttctctttttttaaaccactggGAAGTACCACTTACTGGGGAGAAAGcttgttcttttctgctttctcagatgatatatatgtatataggttACTAgagtaaatatatgtatatatatttatatatgt
This Dromaius novaehollandiae isolate bDroNov1 chromosome 2, bDroNov1.hap1, whole genome shotgun sequence DNA region includes the following protein-coding sequences:
- the SYBU gene encoding syntabulin, which encodes MGPLRDGGKEQKAPPEKEASRSRIPRLVLRPQPPPPQKVSPASESPFSEEESRESNAPGSSGGSARTVSSNSVCSDDTGCPSSQSVSPVKTPSDAGNIPISFCTGSDGDFTRKKFHAGTMSEGNLQVARYKKETKTSLVKPGSEADFSSSSSTGSISAPEVHMSAAGSKRSSFSRNRGSYGRNNGSSSYKSGGSPPTSREKDLLSTLCRNQLSPVNIHQNYGASSASSSNSGSYKGSDSSPVMRRSGRYTSCGENHGIKPPNPEQYLTPLQQKEVTVRHLKTKLKESESKLQERETEIEELKAQLGRMREDWIEEECHRVEAQLALKEARKEIKQLKQVIETMKNSLAEKDKGIQKYFIDINIQNKKLESLLQSMEMAQNGSLRDEQCLEYMCGSPGKSLVLYSKMSDSLVTEDQALEEMADSGLLLSEDTANGTDSFEESLTTTTSDLGDPALFSPAVNQEVFENVPDEKLMSSPEEEESSNNMVVEQAIQTDVVPYSPDVEQLIQNIFRSQDSSPLSPASVLKELDEFPSGCFSDSGVVVDLTPSDPNSAILLSPMESPCSKVDCGVNENRFMKELDFTDPHDEAFGYVNTFSQTGIVKRYWSSNLLVDLLAVAAPVVPTILWAFSTQRGGTDPVYNIGALLRGCCLVALHSLRRTPFNIKT